The following DNA comes from Entelurus aequoreus isolate RoL-2023_Sb linkage group LG19, RoL_Eaeq_v1.1, whole genome shotgun sequence.
TTTTGACTTGAGTTTACATTTGGAAGGTTTTTTCAGAACATTAGAACTTGTCCTGGGTCTACACACCAGTGACAGCATCATCCTGGTAGAGATTGGACTTGAGAAGGTCGTACACATCCTGTCTAGCCGTTCCCAATGCGGCTAGACCTAGGCCAAGACCCCCACCATGGCGAACAATCTGGTAAAGTCGGAGATGGAAGCACACCATTAGGTATGCAACAAGCAGAAACAAGcagcgagcagaaatgcacaaagaaaagtGCACACGGATTGTCAAGGTTAGCCCCACAAGACAAGACACGTCAGCTCTCCCGCAAGATCAAAGCCATTTGTCGTTTCATCACTGGAGCAAACCGTGTCCCAAATGCCGCCAGCAGCTAGCTGGCTGCCGATGCAGAGAACCTTCCGTCCCCTGACAGAGGCAGACCACATTGGAAAGCCCACACTTAACTACAACTTTACACAGAAATTGCCAAATGGGTGTCAACACCCGCAATTCTGCCCCTGATCATAATTGTGGCCTAAGAGGGGCCCGCCAAATAGAGTCGCATGCCGCAGCTGTCATGTAGACTTAGACCCCGCCGACACACACACCAAAGTGTCAGAAGTAGTAAGCATAAGTGAAAGGatgtgtgtgtatctgtaaaATAGTTATTGTGTCTATTTCGTATTACAGGCATGTACAACAAACAAATATTTGTATAAAGCAGTCCCATGTTGATTGTATTAGAAACTTGAAAACGATCTGTCAGAggtacattaattaaaaaaacgtataTGCGATTTAACGTGATTACTGACAAGTTAACTACGGACacaatgtgattaatcgcaataaGTACCATCAACTTACATCATTGCTGGCATTTTTCAGCTGACTGAGCAGGTAGTCAATGATGTCTCCACCATGATTAGCATGGATGAGGCCAAGCGCATACAGACCTCCACCCTCCTGGTAGGCAGAGCCAGGCGACGTGTCCTTTGGCAGGTACGTAGCCATTAACTGAAGCGCCTCTTTTTCATGGCCCTAAGAAAGAAATGAGATGAAAGAATTAACAGCATGTAATGTAGCTTTTTTAACTTCTACTGATCACacatatattgatatactgaGAAGCTTGTGTCGCTGGGACAGACCTTGTGAATGACACCAAGACTTGCTGTGGCTGTGAATTTTGCCCAGTTGGTGGCTCTTGCAAGCCATTCAAGGTTCTCTCTGGAAAACAAAGACACATTATCTCAAATAGGCACTAGTGGTAGGCATTTTTATCAGGGTACATATAAAATGCTCACCTGAGGAACTGGTCACTTGTAGTGCCTGTGTGCATGAAAGAGTTGGCTATGACTGTCGCCGTGTGGCACACTGAATTTCGGACCGCATCCTGAAATGAGCGCAGATTTTTGTACATGACAAAGTTAGATTATGTACACGTGCATTCTTGTATGCATGTTGGCCTGTAAATTGCTTCACTGCACTGAAAACAGCATTTGGAGAATTCTGAGGCATattgcagggtttcccctaaactgccaagatacctgtggcggtgggggcgtggtcactatGACAGAGTAATTTACTATGATGATGATTATCTttcaaaaaggctcaaaaaatgtatacatacattcaaaacaaatatgttattaattagtattgacatatttttaatgttttgccatattttcaattgttgctgcttttttgacattttttcaaGTGTCTATAGGCTTTTAATAACTTTTTTGATTAAAAACAACAAGCAAAAAATCTAGCattttcttctggtgttattacaaAATATAGTCTTGTTTAGAAACTCTTAACTTCGAAAGAAGAGTGTTGCAGCGAGTATAACGTCACACTTGCTTAGCGCTTTTGCTCTATCTtcactttctcttcttaaaagccaccactgtcctcttaatatatGCACATGTTGTAGATGGCTGTATACGCGGGTATATCGGCAATATATATAATGGCGTGCATTTTGCTTACATCCGGTTTCAGTAGCGCGGTTTttagtgatcaaagtattttttccGGTGGTCAGGTTTTCAGTGCATCACTTAATAGGCTATGTAtgtatcaattcatactgtaacaaccagctaatgttaatgttttatgtttgtatgGTTTGGATATAGTACCTGAAAGGTGATTAGCGGAAAATGAGGAAGTGCGTACTCACGTAGATAAAACGTGTAGGAATTGTGCCGTTTTTATCGTAAGAtcggtaataaaagttaaaattgGCGTCGGACTTTGTGTAATTTCTTcggggggctacaatatattatattactttaatttgtttttaaataaaaacaaaacaaaccttaatttcaaggtgtggcggtaataaaaatgctCTGGCGACACGTAACAttcacattaaggggaaaccctgtattgttatattttttaaatttcagctttcttatatatacatatatatatgtgtgtgtacacaagTGCTGCTTATTTACTATATTTACAAACAAATGTCAAACTCCTCTCCCTCCCCACCACTGAAAAACAGAAGCATCAGATGTGCAACCTAAAAAATGCTTGTTTTACTATcatggcggcttttattttgccatggCGGTGCGCCACGATCAATTACTTGTAGGCAAACCATTGGACTTTTGAAAACCATTCAGGCGGACCTTTATCAATTCATTGAGCCTAAATACCTTTGTGTTTTTGAGGATCATAAGGTCGGTGTTGTTGTTTCGAATTAGGAACTGCAAGTGCAGCTCAATGGCCATCTCCCCGCTGAGGATTTTGATCATCTTGGCGTTCTGGTCTTTGGGCTCTTCTTTCTGAGAAAGCAAAGAGAAGCCAAATGATGCTTAAATGGGCAAACCACATTTTCTCAAGAATGGCAGAAGACTTTACCGTATCTGCTTGTTTTCCTGCAGGGGAGCTGCCAGCTTTGTCGTCGGTCTCCATTGCATCGCTGAGAAAAGACCAAGCATTTCCACAGGAAGGTTGAGTTACTATACACCATGACTGTGTATTTGCCAGTGCTCACCTTTCTTTGTCTGGAGCAGAAACAGTGCCTGTATTTGTGGAGCCAGGAACTGCTGGGATAGGTGTTCCTACAGTTCTCAGGTTTTGTATGACAGAGGAGAGGAACTGCTGGCTGGCACTTTCATACAGGTCGAAGCAGATCTGGTAGGCCATCAGTAGGTTGTCCTCCTTAACCAACTTCTCCAAGATGTCACTCACAGCTTGAGGATCATCCAGGAATATCAGGCACTAGAGTAGCGAGGAAAGAAAATGCAAAGATTCTCTACCATTGCCTTTAAGGCCTTTCCAATGTTCTGCTGAGAAATTTTACTGGTTACCTGACAGACATTGATGAAATCAGGCTTCTCCAAGTTCATGTAGAGTTTGACCAGAACCCGCAGTACCTCATTGCGGAACTTCTTGTTCTGCATGAGGGACATGCACACCTTCAGGCTGTAAGCAAGAAGGCCACTGACGTCATTCTGCATACAAGAACACCGGGAAGAAACAAAAGTTCAACATCACAACTTTCAAGAAAATACTTCAAATCTGAGCTGTGAAGGACGACAAGTGTTACCGATTCCAAGATGGTCTTCTCAAACATGTCCAGGCGTCGAGTTTCCAAGGCAATGCCGATGGCCTGCTTGTACTTGTGGTCGTTTAGGCAACGTAAGAACATCTTATTGACAATACCCTCAAGGCGAGGATCGATACTTTTCCTTTCTTCATCCTCTGGCAGCTCAGCATTCTCCACACGCAACTTGGTGTAATGATCAATGCATTTGGCTGGCGAGACACACAAAAAGTGCATCAAGACCAATAAACGCAATACGCCAATAAACCTGTCACCACACATTTACAATAAGAGAACTGCCATCACTTACCAATGATGGTTTCCACATATTCGGAGTCATCCGTGACATTGAAGAGATCTCCAGCACCAAGTGCGTAGTTCAGAGATTCCTCAAAGGCACCAAGATGATAGAAAACCTTAGAGGCCACCAGAGCGGCAAATTCTCTGTTCCGGAACGTCTCATCTTCATACAAAACCTCGCTGCAGGGCACATAGAGAGCACATGAAACAAATGTGCAAAGCCAACTTTTCATACCTATTAGGACctgtttgtgtgtatttgggatccccagaagtcccaaaaatgtgaaatcaaaccactgAGGAAAGgtgaagatatttataaaacaatcttgccttcttcaaaaactagtttggaatttgagacaattGTGACATTTTTGTCTAAGTTACATCAGCGGATATATCCATAAATGGGGGTGGTTTACCTATGagaaagttgtagtcaataactTCCTTATTTGCCTCTATCTGCTTGTTGTGggaagactggctcgtacatggacATGCATGGTAAATTCCTCCGCTGTAGCATATGTTAGAATATAGTGTATAGTTCTACCTTATATCTGTTAGTAGAGTtgatatgaaagcgctaaaaactactaaACTGCCCACAATATGGCGCACCCTGAAGAGACAGAAAGCGGCCTGAAGATGGTCtgaaaaacataatctatgcaacattttgaccaaagaaccaccattataggTTCTGTAGACCACAATCAAGTGTTTTAATGACCCCTTTAAGAATAAAGGTGTACAAACATAACAGTGCTACGTACATTTTGTCAACAGATCCTGAAATTTCAGCCCAGAAGTCATTGACAAGGTAGTCCAGCTTCTGTAGCGCGAACACcttcaaataaaaataacatttgtcACATTGATATTTTTGACAGGACTTTTCATTAAGGCACCTGAGCTCCAATGGCTTACCTTGAGCTGCGGCTCCTCCTCATCAAGAAGGGAAATAATTCCAGCTAGaaaaaaagttatatttaaagtgaaattaaataaatgtttCCGGCACTTTTTAAAAAGCTGTGTCAACACATGCTTTCCAATATTATGAAACAGTGCTTACATTTAGGTGTCAAATTCACAAATGTCTGTAGGACTATTACGTAAACAACATTGTTAAGTGAACATAAGTtgatgcaaatattttttttaattgactacTATACATCCAAGAAATAAGAAACATGAACGAATGCAGTTACGGATATTTTCCTCTATGGACCAGTTCGAGGATTCAGCAGGCTCGTTCTCGTGAGACTCTTTTTTTTGACGGGTCAAAGGTCAAGAGGGATAAACAAACACAGAAAATGGCTTCCTTATTTGGAAGTAAATGTCGACTTTTGAGTATTTAATGCGATGGAGTGTTGACTCATTGAAAGACCATTTGCGTCGTCGTGGACGAAAGGCATCCGGAAATAACCGGAAATAATAATGTGCCTTGGAGTTacaaacatgtactttgatataggcaggTACCTTGGAGTTACAAACATGGACACAAGAATGCTTCAAAGTTACAAAGAAGGCAAGGCTTAGTTACAGGTCAGATTTCcttaatgtttgtatttttaatgATACCATATGGTGAGATCACCAcatttatggactggactctcactattatgttagatccactatggactggactcttcactattatgttagatccactatggactggactctcacactattatgttagatccactatggactggactctcactattatgttagatccactatggactggactctcacactattatgttagatccactatggactggactctcacactattatgttagatccactatggactggactctcacaatattatgctagatccacattggactggactgtcacaatattatgctagatccacattggactggactgtcacaatatgctgctagatccactccacgtccattgcaccggtcgcccagggggggtccccacatctgcggtcctctcgaaggtttctcattgtagcccattgggttgagttttttcttgtcctgatgtgggatctgagccgaggatgtcgttgtggcttgtgcagccctttgagacactcgtgatttagggctatataaataaactttgattgattgattgattcacgtGTAAAAACTGACAAAGTTTACCAGAAAAAGTATGGAGTCGCTGCCTTTGTTTATCCCTCCCGAACTTTGACCTCGACAAATTGGACATGCGCAGAAGCCAACTTCGAACTGGTCCATTCTATAATCAACTAACACGACTTTCACCctaacgcagtgtttttcaaccttttttgagccaaggcacatttttgcggtgaaaaaatgtggaggcacaccagcagaaaccattaaaaaaacgaaactcagttgacggtaaaaagtcgttgtcgcaattgttggatatgactttaaacataaccaagcatgcatcaatatagctcttgtctcaaagtaggtgtactgtcaccacctgtcacatcacactgtgacttattttgagttttttgcttttttcctgagtgtagtgttttagttcttgtgttgcgctcctattttggtggctttttttggtattttcctgtagcagtttcatgtcttcctttgatcgATATTTCCCGTATctaactttgttttagcaatcgagaatatttcagttgtttttatccttctttgtggggacattgttgattgtcatgtcatgttcggtgtacattgtggacgccgtctttgctccacagtaagtctttgctgtcgtccagcattctgtttttgtttactgtgtagccagttcagttgtagtttcgttctgcatagccttccctaagcttcaatgccttttcttaggggcactcaccctttgtttatttttggtttaagcattagacacctttttacctgcaccctgcctcccgctgtttccgacatctacaaagcaattagctacctgctgccacctactgatatggaagagtattacacggttactctgccgagctctagacagcactgacactcaacaacaacacgtcaTTTGCAGaccataattactggtttgcaaaaaatatttttaacccaaataggtgaaattagctcatctcccacggcacaccaggctgtatctcacgacacactagtgtaattttacctttgcaacctcattatacaattggctaagttttatattcataaaaataagtttctcaatacccgccctattttttgtgcctttaaaaaagaattagaactctacgttaaaacactctctacctctaacaaccaaaaagctgtgaaaacgatgatgctgtgttccaaatttaagttatttacttaaattgagtgagcctatggctttgcactttgtttgttatatataccgtatttttctgactaataagtcgcagtttttttcatagtttggccggggatgcgacttatactcaggagcgacttatgcgtgaaatgattaacacattaccgtaaaatatcaaataatattatttagctcattcacgtaagagtctAGAGTCTAGACTCTTacgtgaaatcttatacgtctagactctagacgtataagatttcatgggatttagcgattaggagtgacagattgtttggtaaacgtatagcatgttctatatgttatagttatttgaatgactcttatcatAATATCAAGGTTCAAGGTGCAAGGGTTTTATTTGTCACATGCAGaatacaccacagtgaaatgcttttttccatgctcttcagatattgcgtacagtgggatccaaacactagttgctgaatctaatacactaaatacaaaaaatacaacaatttcaataactctgatgtacattaattacaagacaataagttgcacaataagtcccagtagttatggtagaagtatcagtacaagtaaaagtacagtagtcacatacagtaccagtgcaatgtcaaatagtataaccgtatatacagtatacacagtatatacagtataggaagtaataaatattaaggtgtctacagttcttatggcagttgagtagtgacagtagtatgaaccaaggtaatggaacagtatgacttctttatactcttgtttttacattatttacagtcattgaatgaAGAGTATTGAAGTCCGGTAAAGACAGTGGTAAGTTGTCTGTTacgtaacataccaggcacgttctcagttggttatttatgcctcatataacgtacacttattcagactGTTATTCACTATTCTgtaattattttaaattgcctttcaaatgtctattcttggtgttgggttttatcaaataaatttccccaaaatgcgacttatacgccagtgcgacttatatatgttttttttcttctttattatgcattttcggccggtgcgacttatactccggagcgacttatactccgaaaaatacggtgtgtgatatatatatatatatatatattgcattctattttagttactttggaaTTACAACCCCCtgccgctgttttgtactgtttttgtacttactttgattattatttctcaactatttgtaaatgttgaaatttataaataaaggtttattaaaataaattaaaaatacaaaaaataatataaaaatttaaaaaactagtgtgccgcggcacagtggttgaaaaacactgccccaaCGTATATGCCATCGTTCTACAGTGACGCATTTTGTACACATGTAAGGCTTTACAATACATATTTACGTTAACTGCTAAGTGTATTTAAAGCTTTAAAACTATATACGCTAAACGTTAAACTGTATGTAAGGTGTACGTTAAATGCTAACTGCCAGTGGTCGTTGTGACTCAGCTAAATCAATGGGAGCTAGCTCGGTATTAGTAGCTATACAATAACGTTGCTTCCGACCACTTACCAGCCGACGTTATCATAGTTGACCTGCTACTTCCTCCTCTATTCCGACTGGAAGGTTCCAAGGATGGAACTCGGTGAGAAAGTTTATACTGTGGTAAAAAGATGTATTTGGAAATGCACTACAGTGACGTAGCTAACCTGCTGCTAACTTCTCTCTGACAAAGCCGGAGGTCCCCTCCCACATTGCTGCCCTTCCTTGAGCCTGTCCAAAAACAATGAACGCGATAAATCAAATAAATGTTATAAGATGTATACTAATTTTACATATACTCACGTAACGACTTAAATATGTTTGATCATAAAATGTTGAAAGGTAACACAAACTATGGAAATATGCCTAATATATTAATCAGGCGTTTCCATTCAGTACCCTTTCGTAAACCAGCTTCGTTCGCTCTCCG
Coding sequences within:
- the psmd1 gene encoding 26S proteasome non-ATPase regulatory subunit 1; protein product: MITSAAGIISLLDEEEPQLKVFALQKLDYLVNDFWAEISGSVDKIEVLYEDETFRNREFAALVASKVFYHLGAFEESLNYALGAGDLFNVTDDSEYVETIIAKCIDHYTKLRVENAELPEDEERKSIDPRLEGIVNKMFLRCLNDHKYKQAIGIALETRRLDMFEKTILESNDVSGLLAYSLKVCMSLMQNKKFRNEVLRVLVKLYMNLEKPDFINVCQCLIFLDDPQAVSDILEKLVKEDNLLMAYQICFDLYESASQQFLSSVIQNLRTVGTPIPAVPGSTNTGTVSAPDKESDAMETDDKAGSSPAGKQADTKEEPKDQNAKMIKILSGEMAIELHLQFLIRNNNTDLMILKNTKDAVRNSVCHTATVIANSFMHTGTTSDQFLRENLEWLARATNWAKFTATASLGVIHKGHEKEALQLMATYLPKDTSPGSAYQEGGGLYALGLIHANHGGDIIDYLLSQLKNASNDIVRHGGGLGLGLAALGTARQDVYDLLKSNLYQDDAVTGEAAGLALGLVMLGSKSAQAIEDMVGYAQETQHEKILRGLAVGIAMVMYGRMEEADTLIESLCRDKDPILRRSGMYTVGMAYCGSGNNKAIRRLLHVAVSDVNDDVRRAAVESIGFILFRTPEQCPSVVSLLSESYNPHVRCGAAMALGICCAGTGNKEAINLLEPMTNDPVNYVRQGALISSALIMIQQTEVTCPKVNQFRQLYAKVINDKHDDVMAKFGAILAQGILDAGGRNVTISLQSRTGHTHMPSVVGLLVFTQFWFWFPLSHFLSLAFTPTAIIGLNKDLKMPKVQYRSNCKPSTFAYPPALEVPKEKEKEKVSTAVLSITAKAKKKEKEKKEKEEEKMEVEVQEAEKEKEKEKEKKDEEKEKEKKKESEPNFQLLENPARVMPAQLKVLNMPESCRYQPFKQLHTGGIIIMKDTSEEEEELVEPVSAHGPKIEEEEQEPEAPEPFEYIDE